Genomic window (Candidatus Wallbacteria bacterium):
GTATTGACCGTATTCGCCGCTTCTGGCGCTTCCAGCGCCGTCGGTGAGGACTACTCCGGTGAACCAGTAATCTTTGCGGTTGAAGCATTCCAGAATGCCGTGGAAGGCAAAAATTTCCATATCGTCCTGATGGGCGCAGATGCAGAGATGAGTTGTCCTGCTGAGAGCCTGTTCGGCATCTGTTCCGTCTGGTACGAATATATCCGCTTCAGGTCTATGAAATTTCATTACATCTCCCCTTCGATTTTAGCCGGCTTGAGATTGGTTTTCGGAAGGCTGGCTGCTGCGATAGCCTGGCCGTGGCGCTTGCTCTTTTCGTCAGGTGTAGTCAGGTTGATGGAAAGTTCCGGGAATTCCTCCGCCAGAACCTTGCCTGCTGATTCGATTATCAAATCTCCGCCAGCACCTGAGGTAACGCGCCCCATCACCAGCATGTTCCTGTAATCATAGAAATCAGCGAAATGAGCCAGGGAATAGCCGAAAAAGACTCCGATCGTGCGGAAAATGGCGATTGCCTTCTTGTCGCCTTTTCTCATCAGATTCTGCACTTCGATCAAGCGCTCAGGCAGGGGCATTTTTTCCGGAAATTCGAGACCTGCATTAGAAGCGAGCCTGCCGACAGCCTGCTGGGAGAAATA
Coding sequences:
- a CDS encoding ROK family protein; protein product: NDGEVAALAGSMALKDNSVLGISMGTSLASGYVTPEGNITSWLNELAFVPVDYRNDAPADEWSGDKGCGVQYFSQQAVGRLASNAGLEFPEKMPLPERLIEVQNLMRKGDKKAIAIFRTIGVFFGYSLAHFADFYDYRNMLVMGRVTSGAGGDLIIESAGKVLAEEFPELSINLTTPDEKSKRHGQAIAAASLPKTNLKPAKIEGEM